Genomic segment of Acidobacteriota bacterium:
GGTGACGGTGATGTCGGTGCGGCCATGCAGCTGCCGGATCTCTTCGGGAGGGTTGCTGCCGATGACGTAGAAGTGGGCGTCCGGGATTCGTTCCTTGACGAGGGGGAAGATGTCGTGGACGAAATAGTGGACGGCGTCCACGTTGGGGTAGTGCTGGAAGGCCCCGAAGTACCCGATGGCGTTGGGCTCGGGGGTGACGTCGGACATGGGGGCGAAATAGGCGGTGTCCACGCCGTGGGGGAGGATCTCCAGTTTCTCCTGGGGAACGTACCCCACCAGGGCGTTCGCGTCGTGCCGGTTCATGCAGATGACCCGGTCCATCTGGTTGAGCACGTCCAGCTCCCGCTTCATCATCTGGAGCGAGTCGTAGTAGTCCTTGAGCTTCTTCAGCGGGCCCTTGACGAAAGGGAGGCTCCGCTGGAGGGCCAGGAAGTTCACCTCGTGCTCGGTGAGGACCGAGGGGATGTGGGCCAGGTCCTTGTGGTAGATCCCCATCTGGACGTACTCGTACTGGACCAGGTCGAACTTCTCCCGCTGGACCAGTTTCTGGAGCTTCTTGCGGAAGTCGTCCTGGCTGTAGGCCATGAAGGGTTCGAAGGGGAAGGGGTAGAAAGGGAGCTTCTCACGGGTCAGGAAAACCGAGATCTTCTTGCACATGGACCGGAGGTCCTTGAGCCGCGAGTCGTCGTCCAGGCGGTTCTTGAAGCAGAGGAGGGTGATCTCGTGGTGCCGGTGAAGGTAGTGCAGCAGTTCGAAGATTCGGCTGCTCCCCCCGTGGAGGCCTCGGCCCGGCAGATATGCGCTGATGAAAAGTATCTTCATTCCCCGTCCCGCCAATCCATTTATTCTATATGCAAACCGCCCGGCCATCAAGACAAAACCGATTGCCTGAAGGGACGGGCTCGGGTACAATCGGTTCAAAGCGAGCCGAAGCGGATTCGGGAGACGGCGGGGGAGCGGCCCGGGGAGAGCGAAGCCGACGACGACGCCGGCCCCGGGCGGCGAGGGAAGGGGAGGGATGGCGGGAGGAGAAAGCGAATGAGGCTGCCCTGTTCTCAGTGCGGGGGGAACCTGGAGGTCTCCCCGGTCGACCGGTTCATGCAGTGTGCCTTCTGCGGGAGTTCCCTGGTCATCTCGCGCGGGAAAAGCTACCAGCCGATGCTGGTGACGCCCCTGGCGGACGGGCGGCGCGCGATGCAGGCGGCCGCGGAAGCCCTCGAGACGGACCCGGCGGCCCTGGGCATCCCGGAGGTCCGCTTCGTGCCCTACTGGGTTTCCGCGAACCGCCTGACCCTGGCGGCGCCTTCCCTGGGCGTGCTGACCGGGGTCCCCACGGTCCGCGCCAAGCCGGCGGGCGACATCCGCTTCCGCCAGGACGACCTGGGGACGCAGTGGGACCCCGAGTCCTTCGAGGAACCGGAGACGCTCCCGGAGGAGCAGGAAAAGCCCGAGGTCCTGTTCTACCCCTGCTACCGGATCCCCGCTCCCGGGGATGACCCGGAGACGGACGAGGTCTGGGTGGACGGCATGGACGCCACCG
This window contains:
- a CDS encoding glycosyltransferase, translated to MKILFISAYLPGRGLHGGSSRIFELLHYLHRHHEITLLCFKNRLDDDSRLKDLRSMCKKISVFLTREKLPFYPFPFEPFMAYSQDDFRKKLQKLVQREKFDLVQYEYVQMGIYHKDLAHIPSVLTEHEVNFLALQRSLPFVKGPLKKLKDYYDSLQMMKRELDVLNQMDRVICMNRHDANALVGYVPQEKLEILPHGVDTAYFAPMSDVTPEPNAIGYFGAFQHYPNVDAVHYFVHDIFPLVKERIPDAHFYVIGSNPPEEIRQLHGRTDITVTGFVPDIRPYMARCAVIVAPIRLGLGMRVKVVEAMAMGKPVVATELACEGIDVTDGVDAAMANTEESFAESVCYMLQDHACASAMGAAARKLVERNFEYRAIGERLDRIYRSVTNR